One genomic region from Bradyrhizobium icense encodes:
- a CDS encoding IS630 family transposase (programmed frameshift), with translation MAKPLSMDLRERVLACIGGGVSGRQAAERFGVSAASVSRWRTREREQGDAQPRAQGGDRKSHRIDAHHATIVALLKASPDITIEELRDSLSKQGLSFGYGTIRRFFERHKITRKKKTAHATEQDRPDVLTRRQAWRESQGKLDRDRLVFIDETWASTNMARTHGRCLRGERLRASVPHGHWKTTTCVAALTTRGIIAPWVLDGPINRDAFETYIEKVLVPELPDDAIVIMDNLSSHKGPRIREMIEAAGATLLYLPPYSPDFNPIENAFAKLKASLRKAAERTVGGLWDAIGRTVDTYTPAESTNYFTAAGYLQPDRLTL, from the exons ATGGCGAAACCGCTGTCGATGGATCTGCGCGAACGTGTGCTGGCCTGTATTGGAGGCGGCGTTTCAGGCCGGCAGGCTGCTGAGCGATTTGGCGTCAGCGCGGCGAGCGTAAGCCGCTGGCGAACGCGCGAGCGGGAGCAAGGCGATGCCCAGCCGAGAGCTCAGGGCGGCGATCGCAAGTCCCACCGGATTGATGCCCATCATGCGACGATCGTGGCTCTGCTCAAGGCCTCACCCGACATCACCATCGAGGAATTGCGTGATAGCTTGAGCAAACAAGGCTTGTCCTTTGGTTATGGCACGATCCGACGCTTCTTCGAGCGGCACAAGATCACGCGTA AAAAAAAGACCGCCCATGCCACAGAGCAAGATCGCCCGGATGTCTTGACGCGACGCCAGGCCTGGCGCGAGAGCCAGGGCAAGCTCGACCGGGATCGGCTCGTCTTCATCGACGAGACCTGGGCATCGACCAACATGGCGCGAACACATGGTCGATGTCTGCGCGGAGAACGCCTGCGGGCCAGCGTTCCTCACGGCCACTGGAAAACAACAACCTGCGTCGCCGCCCTCACCACGCGCGGCATCATCGCGCCCTGGGTGCTCGATGGTCCCATCAATCGCGATGCCTTTGAAACCTACATCGAAAAGGTGCTCGTCCCCGAGCTCCCGGACGACGCTATTGTCATCATGGACAACCTCTCCAGCCACAAAGGGCCCCGCATACGTGAGATGATCGAGGCAGCTGGCGCGACGCTTCTCTACCTTCCGCCCTACAGCCCCGACTTCAACCCGATCGAAAACGCCTTCGCCAAGCTCAAAGCAAGCTTGCGAAAGGCCGCCGAACGCACCGTCGGCGGCCTTTGGGATGCTATCGGGCGCACCGTCGACACCTACACGCCAGCAGAATCCACAAACTACTTCACCGCCGCCGGCTACTTGCAACCTGATAGGCTAACGCTCTAG
- a CDS encoding ring-cleaving dioxygenase: MQLGGIHHLTAISAKPRENLAFYTGLLGMRLVKKTVNQDDVSAYHLFYADGKANPGTDLTFFDFPAAPERRGTNSISRTGLRVAGEKSLGFWRDRLKKAGGVTGDIIEVDGRLTLPFEDGEGQRLVMVDDGGKGAASPWERSPVPSEHQIRGLGPIVLTVQELSRTAFVLTEVMNMRRVREYAAHGAQVHVFAMGEGGPAAELHVLEDKNVQVARQGAGGVHHVAFRTPDETQYHAWAQRLNELRVPNSGEIDRFYFRSLYFREPNGILFEIATDGPGFATDEPMETLGEKLALPPFLEPRRAAIEAGLKPIG; this comes from the coding sequence ATGCAGCTAGGCGGAATTCATCACCTGACCGCGATCTCCGCGAAGCCGCGGGAGAATTTGGCCTTTTACACCGGCCTGCTCGGCATGCGGCTGGTCAAGAAGACCGTCAACCAGGACGACGTCAGCGCCTATCACCTGTTCTATGCCGACGGTAAAGCCAATCCCGGCACCGATCTCACCTTCTTCGATTTCCCCGCGGCCCCCGAACGGCGCGGAACCAATTCGATCTCGCGCACCGGCCTGCGCGTTGCGGGCGAGAAAAGCCTCGGCTTTTGGCGGGATCGCCTCAAGAAGGCCGGCGGCGTCACTGGCGACATCATCGAAGTCGACGGCCGGCTGACGCTGCCGTTCGAGGACGGCGAGGGGCAGCGGCTGGTGATGGTCGACGATGGCGGGAAGGGCGCGGCCTCGCCATGGGAGCGCAGCCCGGTGCCATCAGAGCACCAGATCCGCGGCCTCGGTCCGATCGTGCTGACCGTGCAGGAGCTGTCGCGCACCGCCTTCGTGCTGACCGAAGTGATGAACATGCGCCGCGTGCGCGAGTACGCCGCCCACGGCGCGCAGGTTCATGTGTTCGCGATGGGCGAGGGCGGCCCCGCCGCGGAGTTGCATGTGCTCGAGGACAAGAATGTTCAGGTGGCGCGGCAAGGCGCCGGGGGCGTGCACCATGTCGCGTTCCGTACTCCTGACGAGACGCAGTACCACGCCTGGGCGCAGCGGCTGAACGAGCTCCGCGTCCCCAACAGCGGCGAGATCGACCGCTTCTATTTCCGCAGCCTCTATTTCCGCGAGCCCAACGGCATCCTGTTCGAGATAGCCACCGACGGCCCGGGCTTTGCGACGGATGAGCCGATGGAAACACTCGGCGAAAAGCTGGCGCTGCCGCCATTCCTGGAGCCGCGAAGGGCGGCGATCGAGGCCGGGCTGAAGCCGATCGGGTGA
- a CDS encoding bifunctional metallophosphatase/5'-nucleotidase: protein MRILFRPILALTIMLALAAPSRAQTPAPVDLRILAINDFHGYLRPPPGGITIADPEDRMKKITVEAGGAEHMATLVRQLRDGHTNSIFVAAGDLIGASPFLSAMFHDEPTIEALSMMGLALSSVGNHEFDEGKDELLRMQNGGCHPVDKCRGPHPFTGAKFRYLAASTFEKRSGKTVFPAYDIREFDGIPVAFIGLTLKGTPGLVSPLGVADLEFRDEADTVNTLIPELKARGVEAIVVLIHEGGLPTGDYNECPGISGPIVDIVKKFDHAVDVVVTGHTHRAYVCEIDGRLVTSGDKYGTLVTAIDLKLDPVTRDVISAKAGNNIVRTATLAKDAQQTALIESYDRLAAPIANRPAGSVTATLSRVPNAAGESSLGDIIADAQLAATSSEAKGGAVIAFTNPGGVRADITRKEDGAVTYGDVFASQPFRNQLVTLTLTGKQIKDMLEQQWLDPKRPRILQVSKGFAYAWDASRPDGERVLPERMSLNGRPIDPAASYRVTVNNFLFVGGDGFTVLTQGTAPQVGIYDVDALHAYFAANSPVSPTAADRIVRIN, encoded by the coding sequence ATGAGAATTCTCTTCCGTCCCATCCTTGCCTTGACGATCATGCTGGCGCTGGCCGCGCCATCCCGCGCGCAAACGCCAGCGCCGGTAGATTTGCGCATTCTCGCAATCAACGATTTTCACGGTTACCTTCGCCCGCCGCCGGGCGGGATCACGATCGCCGATCCCGAAGACAGGATGAAGAAGATCACCGTCGAGGCCGGCGGCGCCGAGCACATGGCGACCCTGGTGCGCCAGCTTCGCGACGGCCACACGAACTCGATCTTCGTCGCGGCCGGCGACCTGATCGGCGCCAGCCCGTTTCTATCGGCGATGTTTCATGACGAGCCGACGATCGAAGCGCTGTCGATGATGGGACTGGCGCTTTCCTCCGTAGGCAATCACGAGTTCGACGAGGGCAAGGACGAACTCCTGCGCATGCAGAATGGCGGCTGCCACCCGGTCGACAAATGCCGGGGACCGCACCCATTTACGGGCGCAAAATTTCGCTATCTCGCCGCCAGCACGTTCGAGAAGCGCAGTGGCAAGACGGTGTTTCCCGCCTATGACATCAGGGAGTTCGACGGCATCCCGGTCGCTTTTATCGGCCTGACCCTGAAGGGCACGCCGGGCCTCGTCTCGCCGCTCGGCGTCGCCGACCTCGAATTCCGCGACGAGGCGGACACCGTGAACACGCTGATCCCGGAACTGAAGGCGCGCGGCGTCGAGGCCATCGTCGTGCTGATCCACGAAGGCGGCCTGCCGACAGGCGACTACAATGAATGCCCTGGTATTTCCGGACCGATCGTCGACATCGTCAAAAAATTCGATCACGCGGTGGATGTCGTGGTCACCGGCCACACCCACCGGGCCTATGTCTGCGAGATCGACGGGCGGCTCGTCACCTCCGGCGACAAATACGGCACGCTCGTCACCGCGATCGATCTCAAGCTTGATCCCGTCACACGCGACGTCATCAGCGCCAAGGCCGGCAACAATATCGTCCGCACCGCAACGCTTGCGAAGGACGCCCAACAGACCGCGCTGATCGAATCGTACGACAGGCTGGCCGCGCCGATCGCCAACCGTCCGGCGGGTTCGGTGACGGCAACGCTGTCGCGCGTGCCCAACGCCGCCGGCGAAAGCTCGCTCGGCGACATTATCGCAGACGCGCAACTCGCCGCGACCAGCAGCGAGGCGAAAGGCGGCGCGGTCATCGCGTTCACTAATCCCGGCGGCGTGCGCGCCGACATAACGCGCAAGGAAGATGGCGCGGTGACCTATGGCGACGTGTTCGCCAGCCAGCCGTTCCGCAATCAACTGGTCACGCTGACGCTCACGGGCAAGCAGATCAAGGACATGCTGGAGCAGCAATGGCTCGATCCGAAGCGCCCGCGGATCCTGCAGGTATCAAAGGGATTTGCCTATGCGTGGGACGCCAGCCGGCCTGACGGCGAACGCGTGCTGCCTGAGCGGATGTCGCTGAACGGGCGACCGATCGATCCGGCCGCGAGCTATCGCGTCACCGTCAACAATTTCCTTTTCGTCGGCGGCGACGGATTTACCGTGCTTACGCAAGGAACCGCGCCGCAGGTCGGCATCTATGATGTCGACGCGCTGCACGCTTATTTTGCGGCGAACAGCCCGGTCAGCCCGACCGCCGCCGATCGCATTGTCAGGATCAACTGA
- a CDS encoding histone deacetylase family protein, which produces MTLLLTHTACLDHVTPPGHPERPDRLRAVAEALGEERFKPLTRGEAPEGNLDSVTLCHGEHYIGELRHIAPQSGMIYIDGDTSMSPGTWEAVMRGVGGAVAATDAVMSGAHQNAFVAVRPPGHHAEVSKPMGFCFFDNVAIAARHAQRKYGIGRAAIVDFDVHHGNGTQDIFWHDPTVMYCSTHQMPLFPGTGASGERGEHDTIVNAPLASEDGSAKFRAAFENLILPQLQKFSPELIIISAGFDAHYRDPLASINLEADDFGWVTRRLMDVADSSAGGRVVSVLEGGYDLQGLKESVAAHVTALIGA; this is translated from the coding sequence ATGACGCTGCTTTTGACCCATACCGCCTGTCTCGACCATGTCACGCCGCCGGGGCACCCCGAGCGCCCCGATCGGCTGCGCGCGGTCGCCGAGGCGCTGGGCGAAGAGCGCTTCAAGCCGCTCACGCGCGGCGAAGCGCCGGAAGGCAATCTCGATTCCGTCACGCTGTGCCATGGCGAGCATTATATCGGCGAACTCCGCCACATCGCGCCCCAGAGCGGCATGATCTACATCGACGGCGATACTTCGATGTCACCGGGCACCTGGGAGGCGGTGATGCGCGGCGTCGGAGGCGCGGTGGCGGCAACCGACGCTGTGATGTCCGGCGCCCACCAGAACGCTTTCGTCGCGGTGCGCCCGCCCGGCCATCATGCCGAGGTCTCGAAGCCGATGGGCTTCTGCTTCTTCGACAATGTCGCCATTGCCGCACGTCACGCCCAGCGCAAATACGGCATCGGCCGCGCCGCGATCGTCGATTTCGACGTCCATCACGGCAACGGCACGCAGGACATTTTCTGGCACGATCCGACCGTCATGTATTGCTCGACGCACCAGATGCCGCTGTTTCCGGGCACCGGGGCCAGCGGCGAGCGCGGCGAGCATGACACCATCGTCAACGCACCGCTGGCTTCCGAGGACGGCAGCGCAAAATTCCGCGCCGCGTTCGAAAACCTGATCCTGCCGCAATTGCAGAAGTTCTCGCCGGAACTGATCATCATCTCCGCCGGCTTCGACGCGCATTACCGCGACCCCCTCGCCTCGATCAACCTGGAGGCGGACGATTTCGGCTGGGTCACCCGCAGGCTGATGGATGTGGCGGACAGCAGCGCCGGTGGGCGGGTTGTCTCGGTGCTGGAGGGCGGCTACGACCTGCAGGGGCTGAAAGAATCGGTGGCGGCGCATGTCACCGCGCTGATAGGCGCGTAA
- a CDS encoding exodeoxyribonuclease VII small subunit encodes MAENTQVDVKKLSFERAIEELESIVKRLEDGKVPLEESVAIYERGEALKRRCEELLRQAEARVDKITTDASGQVTGTEPLDVQ; translated from the coding sequence ATGGCCGAAAATACCCAGGTGGACGTCAAAAAACTCTCCTTCGAGCGGGCGATCGAGGAGCTTGAATCGATCGTGAAGCGGCTCGAGGACGGCAAGGTGCCGCTGGAGGAATCGGTCGCGATCTACGAACGCGGCGAGGCGCTGAAGCGCCGCTGCGAAGAATTGCTGCGGCAGGCGGAGGCCCGCGTCGACAAGATCACGACCGACGCGAGCGGCCAGGTCACGGGGACCGAGCCGCTCGACGTCCAGTAA
- the dxs gene encoding 1-deoxy-D-xylulose-5-phosphate synthase translates to MQNWNIAVTTFSKTPLLDTIRTPEDLRKLKIEQVRQVADELRQETIDAVSVTGGHFGAGLGVVELTTAIHYIFDTPRDRLIWDVGHQAYPHKILTGRRDRIRTLRTGGGLSGFTKRTESDYDPFGAAHSSTSISAGLGMAVARDLSGGKNNVIAVIGDGAMSAGMAYEAMNNAGAMNSRLIVILNDNDMSIAPPVGAMSAYLSRLYSGKTYRTLRDAAKQINKRLPKILANRANRVEEYSRGFMMDGGTLFEELGFYYVGPIDGHNLDHLLPVLKNVRDMETGPILVHVVTQKGKGYGPAEASADKYHAVVKFDVATGAQAKAKPNAPAYQNVFGQSLVKEAEKDDKIVAITAAMPSGTGVDIFNKSFPERTFDVGIAEQHAVTFAAGLATEGYKPFCAIYSTFLQRGYDQVVHDVAIQSLPVRFAIDRAGLVGADGATHAGSFDNAYLGCLPNFVIMAASDEAELVHMVATQVAINDRPSAVRYPRGEGRGVEMPEVGIPLEIGKGRILRQGSKVALLSFGTRMAECEKAADELAAHGLSTTIADARFMKPLDVDMVLKLARDHEVLLTIEEGSIGGFGSHVMQTLAEHGMLDGGLRMRAMILPDEFIDHDSPNAMYAHAGLDAKGIVAKVFDALGKDYKTETVKLA, encoded by the coding sequence ATGCAAAATTGGAATATCGCTGTGACCACATTTAGTAAAACGCCGCTTCTCGATACCATCCGCACGCCCGAGGATCTTCGCAAGCTCAAGATCGAGCAGGTGCGGCAGGTCGCGGACGAACTCCGCCAGGAAACCATTGACGCCGTTTCGGTGACCGGAGGCCACTTCGGCGCCGGCCTCGGCGTCGTGGAACTGACCACTGCGATCCACTACATCTTCGACACGCCGCGCGACCGCCTGATCTGGGACGTCGGCCACCAGGCCTACCCGCACAAGATCCTGACCGGCCGCCGCGACCGCATCCGCACGCTGCGCACCGGCGGCGGTCTCTCCGGCTTCACCAAGCGCACCGAGAGCGACTACGATCCGTTCGGCGCCGCGCACTCCTCGACCTCGATCTCCGCCGGCCTCGGTATGGCCGTGGCGCGCGACCTCTCCGGCGGCAAGAACAACGTGATCGCCGTGATCGGCGACGGCGCGATGTCGGCCGGCATGGCTTACGAGGCCATGAACAACGCAGGCGCGATGAACTCGCGGCTGATCGTCATCCTCAACGACAACGACATGTCGATTGCGCCGCCGGTCGGCGCGATGAGCGCCTATCTCTCCCGCCTCTACTCCGGCAAGACTTACCGCACGCTGCGCGACGCGGCCAAACAGATCAACAAGCGTCTGCCGAAAATCCTCGCCAACCGCGCCAACCGCGTCGAGGAATATTCCCGCGGCTTCATGATGGACGGCGGCACGCTGTTCGAGGAACTAGGCTTCTATTACGTCGGCCCGATCGATGGCCATAACCTCGACCATCTGCTGCCCGTCCTGAAGAACGTCCGCGACATGGAAACCGGCCCGATCCTGGTTCATGTCGTGACGCAAAAGGGCAAGGGCTACGGCCCGGCCGAGGCCTCCGCCGACAAATATCACGCCGTGGTCAAGTTCGACGTCGCCACCGGCGCGCAGGCCAAGGCCAAGCCGAATGCACCGGCCTACCAGAACGTGTTCGGCCAGAGCCTCGTCAAGGAAGCGGAGAAGGACGACAAGATCGTCGCTATCACCGCGGCGATGCCGTCGGGCACCGGCGTCGACATCTTCAACAAGTCATTCCCGGAGCGCACCTTCGATGTCGGCATTGCCGAACAGCATGCGGTGACGTTTGCCGCGGGGCTTGCCACCGAAGGCTACAAGCCATTCTGCGCGATCTACTCGACCTTCCTGCAGCGAGGCTATGACCAGGTGGTCCATGACGTTGCGATCCAGAGCCTGCCGGTACGTTTTGCGATCGACCGCGCCGGCCTGGTCGGCGCCGACGGCGCCACCCATGCCGGTTCGTTCGACAACGCCTATCTCGGCTGCCTGCCGAACTTCGTCATCATGGCCGCGTCCGACGAAGCCGAGCTGGTGCACATGGTCGCCACGCAAGTCGCGATCAACGACCGCCCGAGCGCGGTGCGTTATCCGCGCGGCGAAGGCCGCGGCGTCGAAATGCCGGAAGTCGGCATTCCCCTCGAGATCGGCAAGGGCCGCATCCTTCGCCAGGGCAGCAAGGTCGCCCTGCTCTCGTTCGGCACGCGAATGGCCGAATGCGAAAAGGCTGCGGACGAACTCGCCGCCCACGGCCTCTCCACCACCATCGCCGACGCCCGCTTCATGAAGCCGCTCGACGTCGACATGGTGCTGAAGCTGGCGCGTGACCACGAAGTGCTGCTCACCATCGAGGAAGGCTCGATCGGCGGCTTCGGTTCGCACGTCATGCAGACGCTGGCCGAGCACGGCATGCTCGACGGCGGCTTGCGCATGCGCGCGATGATCCTGCCCGACGAGTTCATCGACCACGATTCGCCGAACGCGATGTATGCCCATGCCGGCCTCGACGCCAAGGGCATCGTTGCCAAGGTGTTCGACGCGCTCGGCAAGGACTACAAGACCGAGACCGTCAAGCTCGCCTGA
- a CDS encoding nucleoside 2-deoxyribosyltransferase, whose translation MTKIYLAGPDVFLPDAIEIGRRKAAICARHGLIGLYPLDNAVDLAAAHASLAIFKGNEAMMDAADAIIANLTPFRGPSADAGTVYELGYMAGRGKLCLAYSNDPAVYVERVKRNYDVTKSATGHLIDRDGLTVEDFGLPDNLMMIHTLDLHGARLVTPRQRPQDIWHDLTSFEACVALAADRATGKSD comes from the coding sequence ATGACGAAGATTTATCTCGCAGGCCCCGACGTCTTCCTTCCCGATGCCATTGAGATCGGGCGCCGCAAAGCCGCAATCTGTGCCCGCCATGGCCTGATCGGTCTCTATCCGCTTGACAACGCGGTCGACCTGGCCGCTGCCCACGCCTCGCTAGCGATCTTCAAGGGCAACGAAGCAATGATGGATGCGGCGGACGCGATCATTGCCAATCTTACGCCGTTTCGTGGCCCCAGTGCCGACGCCGGCACGGTCTATGAACTCGGCTACATGGCCGGCCGTGGCAAGCTCTGCCTGGCCTACAGCAACGACCCCGCGGTCTATGTTGAGCGCGTAAAGCGGAACTACGACGTGACCAAATCCGCCACCGGCCATCTGATCGACCGCGACGGGCTGACGGTGGAAGATTTCGGCCTGCCCGACAATCTCATGATGATCCACACGCTCGATCTGCATGGTGCTAGACTGGTGACGCCGCGGCAGCGGCCGCAAGATATCTGGCACGATCTCACCTCGTTCGAGGCCTGCGTCGCTCTGGCGGCGGATCGCGCCACCGGCAAATCGGACTGA
- a CDS encoding TlyA family RNA methyltransferase, whose amino-acid sequence MLLVERGLFESRARARAAIDAGGVTADGRPVLKASEMIAGNAELSAQPAHPYVSRGGVKLAGALEQYPIEIEDHVCLDVGASTGGFTEVLLANGASLVFAIDVGHGQLHPSLQNHPKVVSMEETDIRTFEGKRLPARPDVVVIDVSFISLKAVLPVALSLAAAPMHLLALIKPQFEAERKHSKHGIIRNAMVHQAICDDISAFAASLGCTDIQVFPSSIKGGDGNIEFFMGARRG is encoded by the coding sequence ATGCTGCTGGTCGAGCGTGGCCTGTTCGAGAGCCGCGCTCGCGCGCGCGCCGCGATCGACGCCGGCGGCGTGACGGCCGATGGCAGGCCTGTGTTGAAGGCATCGGAGATGATCGCCGGCAATGCCGAATTGTCCGCTCAGCCCGCCCACCCTTACGTCTCACGCGGCGGCGTCAAGCTCGCCGGCGCGCTGGAGCAGTATCCGATCGAGATCGAGGATCACGTCTGCCTCGACGTCGGCGCCTCCACCGGCGGCTTCACCGAGGTGCTGCTGGCGAACGGCGCCAGCCTCGTCTTCGCCATCGATGTCGGGCACGGCCAGTTGCATCCCTCGCTGCAGAACCATCCCAAAGTCGTGTCGATGGAAGAAACCGACATACGCACGTTCGAGGGCAAGCGCCTGCCCGCCCGGCCGGATGTCGTCGTCATCGACGTCAGCTTCATTTCCTTGAAGGCGGTGCTGCCGGTGGCGCTGTCCCTGGCCGCAGCCCCGATGCATCTGCTCGCGCTGATCAAGCCGCAGTTCGAAGCAGAGCGGAAACATTCCAAGCACGGCATCATCCGCAACGCGATGGTGCACCAGGCGATCTGCGACGACATCTCGGCGTTTGCCGCCTCGCTCGGCTGCACCGATATCCAGGTGTTTCCGTCGTCGATCAAAGGCGGCGACGGCAATATCGAGTTCTTCATGGGCGCGCGCCGTGGCTGA
- a CDS encoding class I SAM-dependent RNA methyltransferase: protein MAEGERLVIDHVGHHGDGVAVSGGDNIYVPYTLGGETIEVGPVPGHHPDRRRLLKLEAASLERIAPFCPHFGVCGGCAIQHWDAEPYRAWKRELVVTTLSQAGIDCDVATLVDAHGAGRRRITLHARMGTHDVLKVGYAAAGSHDIIPIDRCPILDPQLSGAIEAAWAVAEPLIAMGKPLDIQITATNSGLDVDVRGSGPVSSAMIARLSRIAEQHRLARLTRHGELVLMRTPPVISIGAAQVTLPPGSFLQATVAGEEALAALVSEHCKRSKNIADLFCGVGPFALRLAAKSRVTAFDGDAGAVAALQKAATSTSGLKPVNAEARDLFRRPLMPQELRDYDTVVFDPPRQGAQAQVRQIAASKVPTVVAVSCNVTTFARDAKILIDGGYKIEGVTPVDQFRHTPHVELVAQFRR from the coding sequence GTGGCTGAGGGCGAACGCCTCGTCATCGACCATGTCGGCCATCATGGCGACGGCGTCGCCGTATCAGGCGGCGACAACATCTATGTGCCGTACACGCTCGGCGGCGAAACAATAGAGGTCGGTCCGGTTCCCGGCCACCATCCCGACCGCCGGCGATTGCTCAAGCTCGAAGCTGCAAGCCTGGAGCGCATCGCGCCGTTCTGTCCGCATTTCGGCGTTTGCGGCGGCTGCGCGATCCAGCACTGGGACGCCGAACCCTATCGCGCCTGGAAGCGCGAGCTCGTGGTGACGACGCTTTCGCAAGCGGGAATCGATTGCGACGTCGCGACGCTGGTCGATGCTCATGGTGCGGGCCGCCGGCGTATCACCCTGCACGCACGGATGGGCACGCACGACGTGCTCAAGGTCGGCTATGCGGCGGCCGGTTCGCACGACATCATTCCGATCGACCGCTGCCCGATCCTCGACCCGCAATTGAGCGGCGCGATCGAGGCCGCCTGGGCCGTCGCCGAGCCGTTGATCGCGATGGGCAAGCCGCTCGACATCCAGATCACCGCGACCAATAGCGGCCTCGACGTCGATGTGCGCGGCTCCGGCCCGGTATCGTCAGCCATGATCGCGCGGCTCTCGCGGATCGCCGAACAACACCGGCTGGCGCGGCTGACGCGCCACGGCGAACTGGTGCTGATGCGAACGCCGCCCGTGATTTCGATCGGCGCCGCGCAGGTCACGCTGCCGCCCGGCTCCTTTCTGCAGGCCACGGTGGCAGGAGAGGAAGCGCTGGCGGCGCTCGTCTCCGAACATTGCAAACGCAGCAAGAATATCGCCGATCTCTTCTGCGGCGTCGGCCCCTTCGCGCTGCGGCTTGCAGCGAAGTCGCGGGTAACCGCCTTTGACGGCGATGCCGGTGCGGTAGCAGCCTTGCAGAAGGCTGCGACGTCCACCTCAGGACTGAAGCCGGTCAATGCAGAGGCACGCGACCTGTTTCGTCGCCCGCTGATGCCGCAGGAACTGCGCGACTACGACACGGTCGTATTCGATCCCCCACGTCAGGGCGCGCAAGCGCAGGTGAGGCAGATCGCGGCAAGCAAGGTGCCAACGGTGGTTGCAGTCTCGTGCAATGTCACGACCTTTGCGCGCGATGCGAAGATCTTGATCGATGGCGGCTACAAGATCGAGGGCGTCACGCCAGTCGACCAGTTCCGCCATACGCCGCATGTGGAATTGGTGGCGCAGTTCAGGCGATAG
- a CDS encoding DUF1194 domain-containing protein yields the protein MRWYVSIGVVLVAGILAGGDVAGVAAPNPTNRPGHQLNADSHPLADKDANPTVDVELVLAVDVSYSMDMDELALQREGYAQAILSKEFLQALKSGPNGRIAITYFEWAASTDQKIIIPWRVIDGPETADAVANEIVKTPIRRASRTSISGAINFAMPLFDESPHRGLRRVIDISGDGPNNNGAPVLIARDAALEKGIVINGLPIMVKEPSYSTMDIDNLDFYYEDCVIGGPGSFVVTIKDRDKFKEAIRTKLLLEIAGRTPERPVVPAAGREPRVNCMVGEKIWQDRWGR from the coding sequence ATGCGCTGGTATGTCTCGATCGGGGTCGTGCTTGTAGCCGGCATACTTGCCGGCGGCGACGTGGCAGGCGTTGCCGCGCCGAACCCAACGAACCGGCCGGGCCATCAATTGAACGCCGATAGCCACCCACTGGCCGACAAGGACGCCAATCCGACCGTCGACGTGGAACTCGTCCTTGCCGTCGACGTTTCCTATTCGATGGACATGGATGAACTGGCGCTGCAGCGGGAAGGCTACGCGCAGGCAATCCTCTCCAAGGAATTCTTGCAGGCACTCAAGAGCGGGCCGAACGGAAGGATCGCGATCACCTATTTCGAGTGGGCGGCATCCACTGACCAAAAGATCATCATTCCCTGGCGCGTGATCGACGGCCCGGAGACGGCTGACGCCGTCGCCAACGAGATCGTCAAGACCCCGATTCGCCGGGCGTCGCGCACCTCGATTTCGGGTGCGATCAACTTCGCCATGCCGCTGTTCGACGAGAGCCCGCATCGCGGCCTGCGGCGGGTGATCGATATCTCGGGCGATGGCCCCAACAACAACGGCGCGCCGGTCCTCATCGCGCGCGATGCCGCGCTGGAAAAGGGCATCGTCATCAACGGTCTGCCGATCATGGTGAAGGAACCATCTTACTCCACCATGGATATCGACAATCTCGATTTCTACTACGAGGATTGCGTCATCGGCGGACCCGGCTCGTTCGTGGTGACGATCAAGGACCGCGACAAGTTCAAGGAAGCGATTCGTACCAAGCTGCTGCTCGAGATCGCCGGCCGCACGCCCGAACGCCCGGTGGTGCCTGCAGCGGGCCGGGAGCCGCGCGTCAATTGCATGGTCGGCGAGAAGATCTGGCAGGACCGGTGGGGGAGGTGA
- the clpS gene encoding ATP-dependent Clp protease adapter ClpS, with protein MADTVVTPKTKVKTKVERPRLHKVILINDDYTPREFVVTVLKAEFRMTEDQAHKVMITAHRRGVCVVAVFTKDVAETKATRATDAGRAKGYPLLFTTEPEE; from the coding sequence ATGGCAGATACCGTCGTCACGCCAAAAACCAAGGTCAAAACCAAGGTCGAACGGCCGCGCCTGCACAAGGTCATCCTGATCAATGACGACTACACGCCGCGCGAATTCGTCGTCACGGTGCTCAAGGCCGAATTCCGCATGACCGAGGACCAGGCCCACAAGGTGATGATAACGGCGCACCGCCGCGGCGTCTGCGTCGTCGCCGTGTTCACCAAGGACGTCGCCGAGACCAAGGCGACGCGCGCCACAGACGCCGGCCGCGCCAAGGGCTATCCGCTGCTGTTCACGACCGAGCCGGAGGAGTAA